The following DNA comes from Bathymodiolus thermophilus thioautotrophic gill symbiont.
AAATCACAGCCAAAGAATTGGTCAACAAAAAAATTACCGTTCAATTTCCTGAAGAAAGAACCCCAATTTCACCAAGATTCAGAGGTTTACACGCCTTGCGTCGTTATCCAGATGGTGAAGAGCGATGTATTGCTTGCAAACTTTGTGAAGCCGTTTGTCCAGCGAATGCCATCACCATTGAATCTGAAATGCGTGAAGATGGCACAAGACGCACCACGCAATACGACATTGATTTGTTTAAGTGTATTTTTTGTGGTTTTTGTGAAGAGGCTTGCCCTGTTGATGCCATTGTAGAAACACAAATTTTTGATTATGCTTTTGTCGGCTCAAGAGACGGTAGCATTATTGATAAAGCGCATTTGCTGGAAATCGGCGATAAGAATAAAAAGATGATTGATAAGACCAAATTAGAGGATGCTAAATACAGATAATGAATACTAAGGTCAATGAAATTATTAATATTGCCATTGGGACTTTATCAGTCTTGGTGCAACGCATTCAGAATAGAATGATAAAGGTGGGTAAAAATATGGCGGCGTATAAATGGCAACAACACAGAAAGACAAATGGCGGAAGTTTATGTGTTCTTGAGACAAAGGTTATTAAAAGAGACCTTTGCATAAATATGAATAATCATCAAGAATCCTCGTCTCACCCACTTGGTAATTTTTTAAACCCAGCCTTAGTCCTGCTAAGACAAGGTTTAAGAAAATCACCAAGTGGGCAAAAATTGAATTTTGCTAATCATCCATATTTATGCAAAGGTCTCTAAAAAAAGTAATTAATAAAGGTAGGTTATGACATTTGATCAAATATTATTTTATGTTTTCTCGTTTTGGTTTATTGCCAGTTCGTTAGCAATGATTTTTTCGCGTAATGCAGCAAAAGCTGTGTTATTTTTAATTTTGTCTTTCTTTTCTGCAGCAAGTATTTGGATTTTATTGGAAGCAGAGTTTTTGGCAATTACTTTAATTTTGGTGTATGTTGGTGCGGTGATGGTGCTGTTTTTGTTCGTCATTAAGATGCTGAATATTGATAAATCTACCCTGCGAGCGAAGTTTGCAGGGTATTTGCCACTGGGTTTGGTTGTGGCAATCATTATTGTGGCTGAAATGGCATTGGTATTGGGCTCTAATCAATTTGGTTTAGAGGTAATAGCAGCACCAGAAAGGCATGCAGCGGATTATAGTAATATTACCGTTTTGGCAATGCAACTTTATACTGATTATGTGTATCCGTTTGAATTGGCGGCGGTATTGTTGTTAATTGCAATTATTGCAGCGATTACCTTGGTGCATAGAAACGAAGGCAATCGCAAGAGTCAAAATATTGCAGAGCAGGTTGGCGTTAAAGCCAAAGACAGAGTGCGCTTGGTTTCCATTGCGACGCCGAATAAGGGAGAAAAATCATGATTAGTTTGAGTGATTATTTAATTTTGAGTGCCATTATTTTTTGCATTGGCTTGGTTGGTATTTTTGTCAATCGAACCAATATTATTACTTTATTAATGTGTGTTGAGTTGATTTTGGTGGCAGTCAATACGAATTTTATTGCTTTTTCTCATTTTTTAGGCAATGAGGCGGGGCAGATTTTTGTTTTCTTTATTTTAACGGTGGCAGCGGCAGAAGTTGCAATTGGGTTGGCGATTCTAACTTTATTGTTTAGAAACAAAGGCTCTATTAGTGTTGATGTTACTAATAGTTTGAAAGGATGATTATGGAAAATTCAGCAGATTATTTTAAAAAATATCGTTTAGAATTGGGATTTTCTAATCAGGATGATGCTAAGTCTTTTTTAGCAGTAAAAGACATTAAACCTGATATAGATTATGCGTATATAGAACTTCTTAACAAGCAGTTAATTGAAATTTTAGAGAACCTTAATAAAATATTGGTTGACGACTTAAAAAATAATAATTTAGATTTATTTAGTAAGGAATACATTGCCCGCCCTTATAAAATTCTTAAAAATAATGACATGATATTAAAACTAAACAACCAAGGCAGAAGGCCAGAACAGGTTTTGTTTTCATGGTTAAGAGGATTTGCTCTTGTAGAATTATTTAAACCTATTTTTGCCAAACTATTTGAAATAGATGCGAATCTAATGACTAATATTGGTGATGATGATTTAAAAAATATCGATACTTTTAAAAGAACACCAACAGCAGATTTACAAATCCAAAAGAATGGAGAGGTTATTAATATTGAAGTGCAGGCTGGATTTCAAGGTGTTAATGACATTAAAGAACATAAAGTAAGAGAAGCTAAAAAAGTTTTTCAAAATGAAAACATCAAAACTGTTTGTATACATATAGATGTTTTTAATGGTCAAGTTGCTTTTATTAGATTAGATAGCATTAAAGACAATGATGTTAATTTTGTAACAAGACAACAAATGGAAGGACAGAGTGTTTTTTCTATCGATCAAAGCTATTTTAAATGGCGGTTATTAGATGCTTTGCCGTCATTAAAAAATTTGGGGTTAGATATATGAATGATTTATATGCAGTAGAATTATTCTCAGGCGCTGGTGGCTTAAGTTTAGGACTAAATAAAGCAGGATTTAAAGTTGTTTTGGCGAATGAAATAGAAAAAGATTTTGCGCAAACTTATGTGAATAATCATCCAAATACAAAAATGCTTAATGGTGACATTCGTAAAATCGATTTTAAGAAAGAATTGCAAAAACTTAATATTAAAAATATTTCTCTCGTTTCAGGTGGCCCACCTTGTCAAGGATTTAGCACTTTGGGTTCTAAAAATGAAAAGGACAGTCGCAACAATCTTTTTTATGAATTTTTAAGAGTTGTGACTCAACTAAATCCAAATTATGTAATATTTGAGAATGTTGCAGGCTTTAAAACCATGTATCAAGGTAAGGTTTATAAAGAACTGTTATCAAAACTAGATAATTTAGGCTTTAATAGTGCCACAACTATCTTAGATGTTTCTGATTTTGGATTGCCGCAAAAACGATTAAGAACAATCGTTTTAGCTTGGAAAAAAGAGCTGAATAAAGTATTTCTACCAACTGCAACACATTTGTTTGGCAAGATATCCTTAATAGAGGCTATTTCTGATTTGCCACCTATTAAAACAAACGGATCATCGAAAAAATATCATCAAGTTGTTAATCGTTATCAAGAAAAATTAAGAGGGAATTGTCAAATACTAACTGAACATAATGCTTCTAACTATGGCGCAAAAATGCAAGAAATTTTATCGCTTGTGCCCCAAGGTGGTTCAGTTAATGATTTACCAAAAAGATTGAGGCCAAAAAGTTATTTTAGTAATACCTATGCTAGATTATTGCCTTATACAGTTGCTCCAACGATTACCAGGAACTTTGGAACACCTTCTTCTTCAAGGTGTATTCATCCTTTTCAAAATAGAGCTTTAAGCACCAGAGAAGGGGCAAGGCTACAAGGTTTCCCCGACAATTATGTGTTTTATGGTAGCAAAACTTCTAAAAATTTACAAATTGGCAACGCTGTTCCGCCAGTGTTAGGTGAGGTAATAGGACAACAAATTATTAATAGTATGCAAAATTTTGTTAAACAAAAGATGGTGAATTGATTATGGAAAATTTTTACTTAACAATTGCACTTTCACCTTTATTGGGTGCTATGATTGCAGGCTTTTTTGGTCGCACACTAGGTCGCACAGCAACGCATACTATTACGGTTTTAGGCGTGCTGGTTTCTACGGTGCTGGCACTTATGGTTTTTAATTATCATGTGCTAGAACAAGGTGCGATTTTTAATCAAAATCTTTATACTTGGATGCAGATTGGTGGATTAAATATCAGCGTTGGATTTTTGGTGGATAATTTAACCGCAGTAATGTTGGTAGTGGTGTCATTTGTATCGTTAATGGTGCATATTTATACCATTGGCTATATGCACGATGACAAAGACTATACCAAATTTTTTAGTTATATTTCCTTGTTTACTTTTTCAATGTTTATGCTGGTTATGAGTAATAACTTTATGCAGTTGTTCTTTGGTTGGGAGGCGGTAGGCTTGGTTTCTTATTTATTGATTGGTTTTTGGCATCACAAAGAAAGTGCTGTTGAGGCGAATTTGAAAGCCTTTTTGGTGAATCGTGTGGGTGATTTTGGTTTTTTATTGGGCATTGGTTTGGTGTTGGCATTTAGCGGTTCACTTGATTATGCAGAAGTTTTTTCCAGTCTCGATAACACGCTCAATCAACAACTTTGGGGTATGGATTTAATTACCGTGATTTGTTTGTTGCTATTCGTTGGTGCTATGGGAAAATCAGCGCAAGTGCCCCTCCATGTTTGGTTACCAGGTTCAATGGAAGGCCCTACGCCAATTTCAGCACTTATTCACGCTGCCACTATGGTAACAGCAGGTATATTTATGGTATCACGCATGTCGCCGATGTTTGAAATGAGCGATGTGGCACTTACTGTGGTTATGATTGTGGGTGCCATTACCGCTTTGTTTATGGGATTGCTTGGCATTGTGCAGAATGACATTAAGAAAGTGGTGGCGTATTCCACTTTGTCGCAGTTGGGCTATATGACGGTTGCTTTGGGTGTGAGTGCTTATTCAGTGGCAATTTTTCATCTGATGACTCATGCATTTTTTAAGGCATTGTTATTCTTGGGTGCAGGTTCGGTGATTGTGGCAATGCATCACGAACAAGACATTCGTAAGATGGGTGGTTTGCGTAAAAAAATGCCTATTACTTATTGGACAGGTTTGATTGGTACTTTGGCACTTATTGGCTTTCCGGGTTTTTCTGGGTTTTATTCAAAGGATATGATTATTGAAGCAGTGCATTTTTCTAATTTACCGTATGCCAATTGGGTTTATTATGCTGTGGTTGCAGGTGTTTTTATTACGGCGTTTTATTCATTTAGATTGTTTTTCTTGGTGTTTCACGGTGAGTCGCGTGTTGATTCTCATACTGAAAGCCATTTGCATGAGTCGCCGTTATCAATTACGCTTCCGCTAATAATGTTAGCCATTCCTTCGGCAATTATTGGTTATTTTACGATTGAGCCGATGTTGTTTATGGGTTGGTTGGACAATGCTATTACCGTTACATCGAGTCATGTGTCAATGGCTGGGCTGAGTGATGGATTTCATGGGGCGACAGCGATGATTTTTCATGCCGTGCAAACTGTGCCATTTTGGATGATGATTGGCGGTATTGTTACTGCTTGGGTGTTCTCAATTTATCGAACCAAGTGGGCGGACTGGGTGCAGAAAAAATTCTCTATTATTGATTATGTATTGCAATCTTTATACGGATTTGATCGTTTTAATGAGATTGTATTTGTGCAGGGCATTAAGAAATTGGGTAATGTTTTATGGAAAGTTTCAGATTCTACCCTTATTGATTCCATTATCGTAAACGGTAGCGCTAAGTTTGTTGGCTTTGTTGCTTCTATTGTTCGTCCCATTCAAACGGGCTATGTTTATCATTATGCCTTCTTTATGATTTTTAGTTTATTAATTATTTTGACTTGGACGCTGTTTATGGGCGACAAGCCATTACTGGTGATTTAATTATGGAAAATTCTATACTTAGTTTGTTAATTTGGTTGCCAATTTTTGGTGGCGGATTGGTTGTTTTGTTGGGCAATGAGCGGGCAGTTACCGCTCGTTGGGTGAGTTTGGCGATTTCGATTTTGGTGTTTGTGATGTCGTTAAGTTTATGGACGGGCTTTGATTCATCAACACATTTGATGCAGTTTGTCGAAAAAAGCAGTTGGATTACACACTTTAACATTCATTATCATTTGGGGGTTGATGGCATTTCTATGCCGTTGATTATTTTAACAACTTTTTCTACTATTTTAGTGATTGCCGCAGGTTGGGAAGTGAT
Coding sequences within:
- a CDS encoding DNA cytosine methyltransferase, whose translation is MNDLYAVELFSGAGGLSLGLNKAGFKVVLANEIEKDFAQTYVNNHPNTKMLNGDIRKIDFKKELQKLNIKNISLVSGGPPCQGFSTLGSKNEKDSRNNLFYEFLRVVTQLNPNYVIFENVAGFKTMYQGKVYKELLSKLDNLGFNSATTILDVSDFGLPQKRLRTIVLAWKKELNKVFLPTATHLFGKISLIEAISDLPPIKTNGSSKKYHQVVNRYQEKLRGNCQILTEHNASNYGAKMQEILSLVPQGGSVNDLPKRLRPKSYFSNTYARLLPYTVAPTITRNFGTPSSSRCIHPFQNRALSTREGARLQGFPDNYVFYGSKTSKNLQIGNAVPPVLGEVIGQQIINSMQNFVKQKMVN
- the nuoK gene encoding NADH-quinone oxidoreductase subunit NuoK, yielding MISLSDYLILSAIIFCIGLVGIFVNRTNIITLLMCVELILVAVNTNFIAFSHFLGNEAGQIFVFFILTVAAAEVAIGLAILTLLFRNKGSISVDVTNSLKG
- a CDS encoding restriction endonuclease: MENSADYFKKYRLELGFSNQDDAKSFLAVKDIKPDIDYAYIELLNKQLIEILENLNKILVDDLKNNNLDLFSKEYIARPYKILKNNDMILKLNNQGRRPEQVLFSWLRGFALVELFKPIFAKLFEIDANLMTNIGDDDLKNIDTFKRTPTADLQIQKNGEVINIEVQAGFQGVNDIKEHKVREAKKVFQNENIKTVCIHIDVFNGQVAFIRLDSIKDNDVNFVTRQQMEGQSVFSIDQSYFKWRLLDALPSLKNLGLDI
- the nuoI gene encoding NADH-quinone oxidoreductase subunit NuoI; this encodes MINNIKKLVKNFSLSELRSGMKITAKELVNKKITVQFPEERTPISPRFRGLHALRRYPDGEERCIACKLCEAVCPANAITIESEMREDGTRRTTQYDIDLFKCIFCGFCEEACPVDAIVETQIFDYAFVGSRDGSIIDKAHLLEIGDKNKKMIDKTKLEDAKYR
- a CDS encoding NADH-quinone oxidoreductase subunit J; the protein is MTFDQILFYVFSFWFIASSLAMIFSRNAAKAVLFLILSFFSAASIWILLEAEFLAITLILVYVGAVMVLFLFVIKMLNIDKSTLRAKFAGYLPLGLVVAIIIVAEMALVLGSNQFGLEVIAAPERHAADYSNITVLAMQLYTDYVYPFELAAVLLLIAIIAAITLVHRNEGNRKSQNIAEQVGVKAKDRVRLVSIATPNKGEKS
- the nuoL gene encoding NADH-quinone oxidoreductase subunit L yields the protein MENFYLTIALSPLLGAMIAGFFGRTLGRTATHTITVLGVLVSTVLALMVFNYHVLEQGAIFNQNLYTWMQIGGLNISVGFLVDNLTAVMLVVVSFVSLMVHIYTIGYMHDDKDYTKFFSYISLFTFSMFMLVMSNNFMQLFFGWEAVGLVSYLLIGFWHHKESAVEANLKAFLVNRVGDFGFLLGIGLVLAFSGSLDYAEVFSSLDNTLNQQLWGMDLITVICLLLFVGAMGKSAQVPLHVWLPGSMEGPTPISALIHAATMVTAGIFMVSRMSPMFEMSDVALTVVMIVGAITALFMGLLGIVQNDIKKVVAYSTLSQLGYMTVALGVSAYSVAIFHLMTHAFFKALLFLGAGSVIVAMHHEQDIRKMGGLRKKMPITYWTGLIGTLALIGFPGFSGFYSKDMIIEAVHFSNLPYANWVYYAVVAGVFITAFYSFRLFFLVFHGESRVDSHTESHLHESPLSITLPLIMLAIPSAIIGYFTIEPMLFMGWLDNAITVTSSHVSMAGLSDGFHGATAMIFHAVQTVPFWMMIGGIVTAWVFSIYRTKWADWVQKKFSIIDYVLQSLYGFDRFNEIVFVQGIKKLGNVLWKVSDSTLIDSIIVNGSAKFVGFVASIVRPIQTGYVYHYAFFMIFSLLIILTWTLFMGDKPLLVI